In the Sulfitobacter pacificus genome, one interval contains:
- the hflX gene encoding GTPase HflX yields the protein MSKAQFQIDDTEGPRVTRAWVLHPDIRSNPDRRDPVPALAEAVSLARALPALEVAGADIVPLRNVDAGKLFGKGKIKEVHDLLEENDVQLVLVDGPVSPVQQRNLEKAWGVKLLDRTGLILEIFSDRAATREGVLQVEMAALNYQRTRLVRAWTHLERQRGGLGFVGGPGETQIEADRRAIDDQLVRLRRQLEKVVKTRALHRAARAKVPFPIVALVGYTNAGKSTLFNRLTGADVMAKDMLFATLDPTMRSLVLPDGPEIILSDTVGFISDLPTELVAAFRATLEEVLAADIILHVRDISHAETEEQASDVREIMTTLGVSKETPTFEIWNKIDLLPAENADAMRARAERDEDVLAISAITGEGLEPLQAYVAEALQGAVREADISLGFAEGKKRAWLFAQDIVVKEAQTDEGFDITVRWSAAQEAQFQRL from the coding sequence TTGAGTAAAGCGCAGTTCCAGATTGATGATACAGAAGGCCCTCGCGTAACCCGCGCCTGGGTCCTGCATCCTGACATCCGCAGCAATCCTGACCGCCGCGACCCGGTACCGGCCTTGGCCGAAGCGGTTTCCTTGGCGCGTGCCCTGCCTGCCTTGGAAGTGGCTGGTGCCGATATCGTGCCTTTGCGCAATGTTGATGCCGGCAAGTTGTTTGGCAAAGGCAAGATCAAGGAAGTTCACGACCTGCTGGAAGAAAACGATGTCCAGCTGGTGCTGGTCGACGGTCCGGTCAGCCCTGTACAGCAGCGCAACCTTGAAAAAGCCTGGGGCGTCAAACTGCTGGACCGCACCGGTTTGATCCTTGAAATCTTCAGTGACCGCGCCGCCACCCGTGAGGGGGTCTTGCAGGTGGAAATGGCGGCGCTGAACTATCAACGCACCCGTCTGGTGCGTGCCTGGACCCACCTTGAGCGCCAACGCGGCGGTCTTGGATTTGTGGGCGGCCCCGGTGAAACCCAGATCGAGGCCGACCGCCGTGCCATTGACGACCAGCTGGTGCGCCTGCGCCGTCAGTTGGAAAAAGTTGTCAAAACCCGCGCCTTGCACCGTGCAGCGCGGGCCAAGGTACCATTTCCGATTGTCGCGCTTGTCGGCTATACCAACGCGGGAAAGTCCACACTTTTCAACCGGTTGACCGGCGCGGATGTGATGGCCAAGGACATGCTGTTTGCCACGCTGGATCCGACGATGCGCAGTCTGGTGCTGCCCGATGGGCCAGAGATCATCCTATCGGATACGGTTGGGTTCATCTCTGATCTGCCGACCGAGCTGGTCGCTGCCTTTCGCGCCACATTGGAAGAGGTGCTGGCCGCTGACATCATCCTGCATGTCCGTGACATCAGCCATGCGGAAACCGAAGAACAAGCCAGCGATGTGCGCGAGATCATGACCACCCTTGGTGTCTCCAAGGAAACTCCAACATTCGAGATCTGGAACAAGATTGACCTGCTGCCCGCTGAAAATGCGGATGCCATGCGTGCAAGGGCAGAGCGCGACGAGGATGTGCTGGCCATTTCGGCGATCACCGGCGAGGGGCTTGAGCCTTTGCAGGCCTATGTGGCGGAAGCGCTGCAAGGGGCCGTGCGCGAGGCGGATATTTCACTGGGGTTTGCCGAAGGGAAAAAACGGGCGTGGCTGTTTGCACAGGACATTGTGGTGAAAGAAGCCCAGACCGACGAGGGGTTTGACATCACCGTGCGCTGGTCTGCCGCGCAGGAAGCACAGTTTCAGCGGCTGTAG
- a CDS encoding sensor histidine kinase NtrY-like, whose translation MKRVRNLSTLGLVVLGPVLAMATYLVLGPLGQGANTLSLRLVLLTDLVYVLLIAALVLSQVARLIAARRAKSAGSRLHLRLTGVFALMALIPTVTVAVFAGLTVNVGLEGWFSDRVRGVVGSSLAAAQAYEAEQREDLIADARVLARTIDNARNQGISLSDSQILGESQRQIQRGLREAYLIDGTAQIRARGDRSYLFDFEEPSPEQLVTATEEGLLVIEDWPNNEFRALVPMQSFVDRFLYVSRDVDGKILSLLDETTETVRLYQQLESDRGRLLFEFGLLYLGFAVILILAAVWLGLWFAERLSGPVGRLTGAAQQVGAGNLNVQVREEDGDDEIAMLGRYFNQMTKQLQGQRETLLDNTRQIERRRRLFDSVLSSVTSGVVGLDPEGRVTFVNRSAMRLLDWSEDQQSVALSVAVPEFGPLFDTISTKPGDVAQDEIKVSRQGAMENLLVRMATRRSEDGRLEGYVVAFDDVTDLVSAQRMAAWGDVARRIAHEIKNPLTPIQLSAERIKRKFAPKLGADSDSLEQMTGVIIRQTGDLRRIVDEFSKFARMPEPETSTHDLTQLVRDAVFLQQSGQPDVKIKSDLGEAVVMADVDATMISQALTNLIKNAGEAIETLKKSDPPEGVEPEIRVTLSQSDSNAVVTIADNGIGLPEDRARLFEPYVTTRSEGTGLGLPIVKKIIEEHGGTLTLDNAPVFEGQAHFGAMAVITLPVAPSPKQENNASKKAKRVETVNE comes from the coding sequence ATGAAACGTGTGCGCAATCTGTCCACGCTGGGGTTGGTGGTGCTGGGTCCGGTTCTGGCCATGGCGACCTATCTTGTGCTGGGGCCGTTGGGGCAGGGGGCCAATACGCTGTCGCTGCGTTTGGTGCTGTTGACTGATCTGGTTTATGTCCTGTTGATCGCTGCTCTTGTGCTGTCGCAGGTGGCCCGGTTGATCGCCGCGCGGCGGGCCAAATCCGCCGGATCGCGGCTGCATCTGCGGCTGACCGGGGTATTTGCCCTGATGGCGCTGATCCCAACTGTAACTGTGGCGGTATTTGCCGGGCTGACGGTGAACGTGGGGTTGGAGGGATGGTTTTCGGATCGCGTGCGCGGTGTTGTCGGATCTTCGCTGGCGGCCGCCCAAGCCTATGAGGCAGAGCAACGCGAAGATCTGATTGCGGATGCCCGTGTCCTTGCCCGCACGATAGATAATGCGCGTAATCAGGGGATTAGCCTGAGCGACAGCCAGATTCTGGGCGAAAGTCAGCGCCAGATCCAACGTGGCCTGCGCGAGGCCTATCTGATCGACGGCACCGCACAGATTCGCGCGCGCGGCGACCGGTCCTATCTGTTTGATTTCGAAGAACCCAGCCCGGAACAACTGGTCACCGCAACCGAAGAGGGGTTGTTGGTGATCGAGGATTGGCCCAACAACGAATTTCGTGCGCTGGTGCCGATGCAATCATTTGTGGATCGGTTTCTTTACGTCAGCCGCGATGTGGATGGCAAAATCCTGTCCTTGCTGGATGAAACCACCGAAACCGTGCGGCTTTATCAACAGCTGGAATCCGACCGTGGGCGGTTGCTGTTCGAATTTGGCCTGCTGTATCTGGGCTTTGCCGTGATCCTGATCCTTGCTGCTGTCTGGTTGGGCCTGTGGTTTGCTGAGCGGCTGTCCGGGCCGGTCGGGCGGCTGACCGGCGCAGCGCAACAGGTTGGGGCGGGCAATTTAAATGTGCAGGTGCGCGAAGAAGACGGCGATGACGAAATCGCCATGCTGGGCCGGTATTTCAACCAGATGACCAAGCAATTGCAGGGGCAGCGCGAGACCCTGCTCGACAACACGCGCCAGATTGAACGCCGCCGCCGTTTGTTTGATTCGGTTCTTAGTTCTGTGACCTCTGGTGTGGTTGGGCTGGACCCCGAGGGGCGGGTGACCTTTGTGAACCGCTCTGCGATGCGCCTTTTGGATTGGTCCGAAGATCAGCAATCAGTGGCGCTGAGTGTGGCTGTGCCCGAGTTCGGGCCATTGTTCGACACCATCTCTACCAAACCGGGGGACGTGGCACAGGACGAGATCAAAGTGTCGCGGCAGGGGGCGATGGAAAACCTGCTGGTGCGTATGGCAACCCGGCGCTCTGAGGATGGTCGGTTGGAGGGATATGTGGTGGCTTTTGATGATGTCACCGATCTGGTCAGTGCCCAACGCATGGCCGCCTGGGGGGATGTTGCCCGCCGCATTGCCCATGAGATCAAGAACCCGTTGACCCCGATCCAGCTGTCGGCAGAACGGATCAAACGCAAGTTTGCCCCGAAGCTGGGCGCGGACAGTGACAGTCTTGAACAGATGACAGGGGTAATCATCCGCCAGACTGGCGATCTGCGCCGGATCGTTGATGAATTCTCTAAATTTGCCCGGATGCCGGAGCCGGAAACCTCGACCCATGATCTGACGCAGCTGGTGCGCGATGCGGTGTTTTTGCAGCAATCAGGCCAGCCCGATGTAAAGATCAAATCGGATCTGGGAGAGGCAGTTGTGATGGCTGATGTTGACGCCACCATGATTTCACAAGCCTTGACAAACCTGATTAAGAACGCCGGAGAAGCGATTGAAACCCTTAAGAAAAGCGATCCACCCGAAGGGGTGGAGCCCGAAATTCGGGTCACGCTGAGCCAGAGCGACAGCAATGCGGTCGTGACCATTGCCGACAATGGTATCGGCCTGCCCGAGGACCGCGCGCGGTTGTTTGAGCCCTATGTGACGACCCGCAGTGAAGGCACCGGGCTTGGTCTGCCCATTGTGAAGAAAATCATCGAGGAACACGGCGGCACGCTGACCCTCGACAATGCGCCGGTCTTTGAAGGTCAGGCGCATTTTGGTGCAATGGCAGTGATCACATTGCCAGTGGCACCATCCCCCAAACAAGAAAATAACGCCTCCAAAAAGGCAAAACGAGTGGAGACAGTAAATGAGTGA
- a CDS encoding DUF2177 family protein → MSLVILYLTTFVLFLGLDYLGLTNIVKPVFERHISALLLEEFRILPAFVFYAFYIAVLLWFVSWPAITQEKSLLWVLGNAALIGAMGYGTYEFTNLAVMKDWTWDMVVTDLIWGTALTAVSAAGGVYFTRLLV, encoded by the coding sequence ATGAGCCTTGTTATCCTGTATCTCACGACATTCGTGCTTTTCCTTGGTCTTGACTATTTGGGGCTGACCAATATCGTAAAACCCGTTTTTGAAAGGCATATCAGTGCCTTGTTGCTGGAGGAGTTCCGCATCCTGCCCGCGTTTGTTTTTTACGCCTTTTACATCGCCGTATTGCTTTGGTTTGTGTCATGGCCTGCGATAACACAGGAAAAATCCCTGCTTTGGGTGCTGGGCAATGCCGCTTTGATAGGTGCCATGGGCTATGGCACCTATGAGTTTACCAATCTTGCGGTGATGAAGGACTGGACATGGGATATGGTTGTGACGGACCTGATATGGGGCACGGCATTGACCGCTGTATCCGCAGCCGGTGGGGTGTATTTCACCCGCTTGCTGGTCTGA
- a CDS encoding TrkH family potassium uptake protein — MRHELSHLPLFLQLFGICAASMMVPALYGVVISDHEGARAFFYAGLLGMILFTMLAVVLNGRRTQQSALGPLLALFSAFVFLPVYFAIPFVETLPTTRFINAYFEMVSALTTTGTKVFQDPGRLNDTLHLWRAQVGWLGGLLMWVSASAILAPLHLGGFEVTAQAEPGWRDTGESHRMMPVDPRQKVIRTMKALLPIYVGLTLLLWLLLLGGGDRPLTALCHAMSVMATSGISPVGGVENADIGVTGEAVMLLFMLFALSRLTFSKDTVTATQGGLRTDPEFRIGLFIVFAVPLLIFLRHFLGAIDVASMESLSDAAYALWGAVFTVMSFLTTTGFVSEHWVDAQNWSGLNTPGLVLMGLALTGGGVATTAGGVKLLRVFALYVNGTREMERLVHPNSVSGAGAAGRRLQSNGAFIAWIFFMLFAISLAAIMLLLTLTGSSFEQALVLSVASLSTTGPLTQYAADVPIKVIELTPAAKAILCGAMVLGRLETLAIIALLTPDLWRS, encoded by the coding sequence ATGCGCCACGAGCTGTCTCATCTGCCACTGTTTTTGCAGCTGTTTGGCATTTGTGCAGCCTCGATGATGGTGCCGGCCCTCTACGGGGTGGTGATCAGCGATCATGAAGGGGCGCGGGCGTTCTTTTATGCCGGATTGCTGGGGATGATCTTGTTTACAATGCTGGCCGTGGTGCTGAACGGGCGGCGCACGCAACAATCGGCACTTGGTCCGTTGTTGGCGCTGTTCTCGGCTTTTGTTTTCCTGCCGGTCTATTTCGCAATCCCCTTTGTCGAAACCCTGCCGACGACGCGCTTCATCAATGCCTATTTTGAGATGGTCAGCGCCTTGACCACCACAGGAACCAAGGTTTTTCAGGACCCCGGACGGCTGAATGACACGCTGCATCTGTGGCGCGCTCAGGTTGGCTGGCTGGGAGGGCTGTTGATGTGGGTCTCGGCCTCGGCCATTCTGGCACCGCTGCACCTTGGCGGGTTTGAGGTGACAGCACAGGCAGAACCGGGCTGGCGCGACACCGGTGAATCGCACCGCATGATGCCAGTTGATCCACGCCAAAAGGTGATCCGTACCATGAAGGCCCTGCTGCCGATCTATGTCGGGCTGACGCTATTGCTGTGGTTATTGCTGCTGGGGGGCGGTGACAGGCCGTTGACCGCCCTATGCCATGCGATGTCAGTCATGGCGACCTCGGGGATTTCGCCGGTGGGCGGGGTCGAAAATGCCGATATCGGTGTCACCGGCGAAGCCGTGATGCTGTTGTTTATGTTGTTCGCCCTGTCGCGGCTGACCTTTTCCAAAGATACGGTAACGGCCACGCAAGGCGGGCTGCGCACCGATCCCGAATTTCGCATCGGCTTGTTCATTGTTTTCGCAGTGCCGCTGCTGATCTTTCTGCGTCATTTTCTGGGGGCCATTGACGTGGCATCCATGGAAAGCCTGTCGGATGCCGCATATGCGCTTTGGGGGGCGGTGTTTACAGTGATGTCCTTCCTGACCACCACCGGGTTTGTGTCCGAACATTGGGTTGATGCGCAGAACTGGTCCGGTTTGAACACGCCGGGGCTTGTCCTGATGGGGCTGGCCCTGACGGGCGGCGGCGTGGCCACAACGGCGGGTGGTGTGAAACTGCTGCGGGTGTTTGCGCTTTATGTGAATGGCACCCGTGAAATGGAACGGCTGGTGCATCCCAATTCCGTCAGCGGGGCAGGGGCGGCGGGCAGGCGGTTGCAATCGAACGGTGCTTTTATTGCGTGGATCTTCTTCATGCTTTTTGCCATCTCGCTGGCCGCCATCATGTTGCTTTTGACCCTGACGGGCAGCAGCTTTGAACAGGCGTTGGTGCTATCCGTCGCCAGCCTTTCAACCACGGGCCCGCTGACCCAATATGCCGCAGATGTACCGATCAAGGTGATCGAGCTGACCCCGGCGGCCAAGGCGATCCTTTGCGGGGCAATGGTGCTGGGACGACTCGAAACATTGGCGATTATTGCGCTGCTGACACCCGATCTTTGGCGATCCTAA
- a CDS encoding sigma-54-dependent transcriptional regulator: MDGTVLVADDDRTIRTVLTQALTRAGCKVHATSSLTTLMRWVAEGRGDAVITDVAMPDGNGLEMLPKISADRPELPVIVISAQNTIMTAIKAAEAEAFDYLPKPFDLPDLMKRTARALDRKDSTRRTVQEPTTDGDRDDLPLVGRTLVMQALYRLVARVMNTDLPVLIWGESGSGKSLIGKAIHDFSDRRTLPFVTVTAADLQDIEGPARVLARVRGGTLLIDEIADIPLEAQARIARMMDEPGEYTPRFLATSQSDLAEAMKQGSLRRDLYYRLSGATVHVPALRDRVEDIDLLAAHFLARADSGTASGRVLSEGASKVFANYSWPGNVRQLEHAMRQLALTSHAPEISLEEARQVLGAQPTTEPVYAQVNTERLGASVERHLRRYFDQHGAMLPPPGLYARILREIEAPLIEIALAATSGNQAKCADLLGINRNTLRKKITDLDIEVTRGRKMM, from the coding sequence ATGGATGGCACGGTACTGGTCGCAGATGATGACCGCACAATCCGCACGGTCCTGACCCAGGCACTGACACGGGCAGGGTGTAAGGTGCATGCAACTTCCAGTCTGACCACGCTGATGCGCTGGGTTGCAGAGGGGCGCGGCGATGCGGTGATCACCGATGTTGCTATGCCCGATGGCAACGGACTGGAGATGCTGCCCAAGATTTCCGCAGATCGCCCCGAATTGCCGGTGATTGTGATCTCGGCGCAGAATACCATCATGACGGCAATCAAGGCGGCAGAGGCGGAAGCCTTTGACTACCTGCCCAAACCCTTTGATCTGCCGGATTTGATGAAGCGCACAGCGCGCGCATTGGATCGCAAGGACAGCACCCGCCGCACAGTTCAGGAGCCAACAACGGATGGCGATCGGGATGATTTGCCTTTGGTGGGCCGCACGTTGGTGATGCAGGCGCTTTATCGGCTGGTGGCGCGGGTGATGAATACCGATTTGCCCGTGTTGATCTGGGGCGAAAGCGGCTCCGGGAAATCACTGATCGGCAAAGCAATACATGATTTCTCTGACCGGCGTACCCTGCCGTTTGTGACGGTAACGGCGGCGGATCTGCAAGACATTGAAGGCCCGGCGCGGGTTCTGGCCCGGGTGCGGGGCGGCACATTGCTGATCGACGAAATTGCCGATATCCCGCTGGAAGCACAGGCGCGTATCGCGCGGATGATGGATGAACCGGGGGAATATACCCCGCGTTTTCTTGCCACCAGCCAATCCGATCTGGCCGAGGCGATGAAACAGGGCAGTCTGCGTCGCGACCTTTATTACCGGCTGTCCGGGGCAACTGTGCATGTCCCGGCCCTGCGGGACCGTGTCGAAGATATTGATCTGCTGGCGGCGCATTTTCTGGCGCGCGCTGATTCCGGCACTGCCTCTGGCCGGGTTCTGTCGGAAGGCGCCAGCAAGGTGTTCGCAAACTACTCATGGCCCGGCAATGTGCGCCAATTGGAACATGCGATGCGCCAGCTGGCCCTGACCAGCCATGCGCCGGAAATTTCACTTGAAGAGGCGCGGCAGGTGCTGGGGGCGCAGCCAACAACGGAACCGGTCTATGCACAGGTCAATACCGAACGGTTGGGGGCCAGTGTGGAACGCCATTTACGACGTTACTTTGATCAACATGGTGCAATGCTGCCGCCGCCGGGACTCTATGCGCGGATCCTGCGCGAAATCGAAGCACCGCTGATCGAAATTGCCCTCGCAGCGACCTCGGGAAATCAGGCTAAATGTGCCGATCTTCTGGGCATCAACCGCAATACCTTGCGTAAAAAGATCACTGATTTGGATATTGAGGTGACAAGAGGCCGCAAAATGATGTAA
- a CDS encoding ester cyclase gives MTNPIQSAKAITQAHYTALSRATPETVGEILGGYMTPDALWRGVHPFNVQTGPEGAAKAFWQPFLTAFSAVQRREDIFFAAENSIEDRSSIWTCSMGHLMGLFDAPFLNIPPTRKIAMLRYAEFNRIKDGKIVETALFCDLLHLMTQAGVGRFPNQTAAHLVQPGPRSNDGLLFDAQDAAEGTKTLALINQMIGAIDAANADPRALTPQEELQRDWHDDMIWWGPEGIGATYTIDRYIEQHQGPFRRYLSDRVFNGHLCRIAEGSYGAFFGWPNLSLTNTSGYMGIAPSDVRADMRVVDVYRRDGDKLAENWIFIDMLHFLKMQGVDVLQELADTAAG, from the coding sequence ATGACCAACCCTATCCAATCCGCCAAGGCAATTACGCAGGCTCATTACACGGCCCTTTCACGGGCAACCCCCGAAACCGTCGGCGAGATATTGGGCGGGTATATGACACCCGATGCCCTCTGGCGTGGCGTCCATCCGTTCAACGTACAGACCGGCCCGGAGGGTGCCGCTAAGGCCTTCTGGCAACCTTTTCTCACAGCATTTTCCGCCGTTCAGCGCCGCGAGGATATCTTTTTCGCCGCCGAAAACAGTATCGAAGACCGCAGCAGCATCTGGACCTGTTCAATGGGACATCTGATGGGGCTGTTTGATGCGCCCTTTCTGAACATCCCGCCGACGCGCAAGATTGCCATGCTGCGCTATGCGGAATTCAACCGGATCAAGGATGGTAAGATTGTCGAAACGGCCCTGTTTTGCGACCTTCTGCACCTGATGACCCAAGCGGGGGTCGGGCGTTTCCCAAATCAAACCGCCGCCCATCTGGTTCAGCCGGGCCCGCGCAGCAATGACGGGCTGTTGTTTGATGCTCAGGACGCCGCGGAAGGCACAAAAACGCTGGCCCTGATCAACCAGATGATCGGCGCGATTGATGCGGCCAATGCCGACCCACGTGCTCTGACCCCGCAGGAAGAGCTGCAACGCGACTGGCATGACGATATGATCTGGTGGGGTCCCGAAGGTATCGGCGCGACCTATACGATCGACCGCTATATCGAACAACACCAAGGACCGTTTCGCCGGTATCTTTCAGATCGCGTGTTCAACGGGCATCTTTGCCGCATTGCCGAAGGGAGCTATGGGGCCTTCTTTGGTTGGCCGAACCTGAGCCTGACCAATACATCAGGCTACATGGGGATTGCGCCCAGCGATGTCCGCGCAGATATGCGGGTTGTCGATGTCTATCGGCGCGACGGGGACAAGCTGGCCGAAAATTGGATCTTCATCGACATGCTGCATTTTCTGAAAATGCAGGGGGTCGATGTATTGCAGGAATTGGCGGATACCGCAGCGGGTTAG
- the trkA gene encoding Trk system potassium transporter TrkA, with amino-acid sequence MKVIICGAGQVGWQIARHLSGERNDVTVVDSNADLVRRATDTLDVQGIAGFASYPDVLDRAGARDAEMIIAATHSDEVNMVTCQVAHSVFGINRKIARLRSQSYLDAIYSDLYRRDHMPIDVVISPEKEVAAAALQRLSAPASFDTEVFMDGMAHLLGITIEEDCPIIHTPLRQLTDLFSTLRAVVVGVRRDGTLFAPEAKDQLFVGDDCYIFTHRDDIARTMEIFGKKTSKQERVVLVGGGNVGLTVAQALENDPRRIRTKVIEKNRKCAERAAEGLERTIVLNGDGLDAALLAEAGIARADAMLAITDDDKTNMLACVRAKAEGCPYVIALINDPTLVPLMTPLGIDAYINPRATTVSSILRHIRHGRVRAVYSIGDAEAEVIEAEVLSTSPIAGKRLSEIDFPEGVLIGMLRKGDKVIRPLGKTRIEEGDVIAMFALAEDVPQVELLLQVSIDFF; translated from the coding sequence ATGAAAGTAATTATTTGTGGCGCAGGACAGGTTGGCTGGCAAATCGCACGTCACCTGAGCGGCGAGCGTAACGATGTCACTGTGGTCGACAGCAACGCTGATCTGGTGCGCCGCGCGACGGATACGCTGGATGTGCAGGGGATTGCTGGCTTTGCCAGCTATCCGGATGTACTTGACCGGGCAGGCGCGCGTGACGCTGAGATGATCATCGCTGCAACCCATTCGGATGAGGTTAACATGGTCACCTGTCAGGTGGCCCATTCGGTTTTCGGCATCAACCGCAAGATCGCGCGGCTGCGCAGTCAATCCTATCTTGATGCGATTTACTCTGATCTGTACCGGCGCGATCACATGCCGATTGACGTGGTGATCAGCCCAGAAAAGGAAGTCGCCGCTGCTGCATTGCAACGGTTGTCGGCACCGGCGTCTTTTGACACCGAGGTCTTTATGGATGGGATGGCGCATCTGCTGGGCATCACCATCGAGGAAGATTGCCCGATTATCCACACACCGCTGCGCCAGTTGACAGATCTGTTCTCGACGCTGCGGGCCGTGGTAGTGGGGGTGCGCCGTGACGGAACCCTGTTTGCCCCAGAGGCCAAAGATCAGCTGTTTGTCGGCGACGACTGCTATATCTTTACCCATCGCGATGACATCGCCCGCACGATGGAGATTTTCGGCAAGAAGACCTCGAAACAGGAGAGGGTGGTGCTGGTCGGCGGCGGTAACGTTGGCCTGACCGTGGCGCAGGCACTGGAGAATGATCCGCGCCGCATCCGCACCAAGGTGATCGAGAAGAACCGCAAATGTGCTGAACGCGCCGCCGAGGGGCTGGAGCGGACAATTGTTCTTAACGGGGACGGGCTGGACGCGGCCCTGCTGGCCGAGGCGGGGATTGCGCGGGCTGATGCGATGCTGGCGATTACCGATGACGACAAGACCAACATGCTGGCCTGTGTACGTGCCAAGGCCGAGGGCTGCCCCTATGTTATTGCGCTGATCAATGATCCCACGTTGGTGCCGCTGATGACACCGCTGGGGATTGACGCCTATATCAACCCACGTGCAACCACAGTTTCCTCGATCCTGCGCCACATCCGGCATGGGCGGGTGCGGGCCGTCTACTCCATCGGCGATGCCGAGGCTGAGGTGATTGAGGCCGAAGTGCTGTCAACCTCGCCCATTGCCGGCAAACGCCTGTCCGAAATTGATTTCCCTGAAGGGGTGCTGATCGGGATGCTGCGCAAGGGCGACAAGGTTATCCGTCCGCTGGGCAAGACCCGGATTGAAGAAGGGGATGTGATTGCCATGTTTGCGCTTGCCGAGGACGTGCCGCAGGTCGAGCTGTTGCTCCAAGTCTCTATCGACTTTTTCTAG
- a CDS encoding sigma-54-dependent transcriptional regulator, whose translation MSDILIVDDERDIRELISDILEDEGFATRLAGNSDDAMAAINTEPPALMILDIWLKDSRMDGIDILKTVKRDNPDVPVVIISGHGNIEIAVAAIRQGAYDFIEKPFNIDQLLVVIRRAMETSRLRRENQSLKRRDTSSAEMMGQSAAFRALVSQLDKVTKSNGRVMLTGPAGAGKEVAARYIHANSGRADAPFVTVNCAGVEPENMEEMLFGRETAERGIEPGLLEQAHGGVVFFDEVADMPLGTQSKILRVLVDQQFTRVGGNDKVRVDLRVISSTNRNLEEAIAADTFRQELFHRLNVVPIAVPSLEDRREDIPLLAEHFISEFNQSQGLPQRSLSEDAIALMQTMIWPGNVRQLKNLVERVLILGDGTGPIEARELPGEEPNGEEDGRVVLSSALATLPLREAREAFEREYLLTQINRFGGNISRTANFVGMERSALHRKLKSLGVVTSAKAGVRVAHVDEEADA comes from the coding sequence ATGAGTGACATTCTGATCGTCGATGATGAGCGCGATATTCGCGAATTGATTTCCGATATTCTGGAGGACGAAGGGTTTGCAACCCGTCTGGCCGGCAATTCGGATGATGCGATGGCTGCAATCAACACCGAACCACCCGCATTGATGATCCTTGATATCTGGCTCAAGGACAGCCGGATGGATGGGATCGATATTCTGAAAACCGTGAAACGTGACAACCCGGATGTACCGGTGGTGATTATTTCGGGCCATGGCAATATCGAGATTGCGGTGGCTGCGATCCGGCAGGGGGCCTATGACTTTATCGAAAAGCCCTTTAATATTGATCAGTTGCTGGTGGTGATCCGCCGCGCCATGGAAACCTCGCGCCTGCGCCGAGAGAACCAGAGCCTCAAGCGGCGGGACACGTCGAGTGCGGAGATGATGGGGCAATCGGCAGCCTTCCGTGCTTTGGTCAGCCAGCTGGACAAGGTCACCAAATCCAATGGCCGCGTGATGCTGACCGGGCCAGCGGGGGCGGGCAAGGAGGTTGCCGCACGCTACATCCATGCCAATTCAGGCCGTGCGGATGCGCCCTTTGTGACGGTGAACTGTGCCGGGGTGGAACCGGAAAACATGGAAGAGATGCTGTTCGGGCGGGAAACCGCGGAGCGCGGGATCGAACCGGGTTTGCTGGAACAGGCGCATGGCGGCGTGGTGTTCTTTGACGAGGTGGCGGATATGCCGCTGGGCACCCAATCCAAGATCCTGCGGGTCTTGGTTGATCAGCAATTCACCCGCGTCGGCGGCAATGACAAGGTGCGCGTTGATCTGCGTGTCATCTCCTCGACCAACCGGAATCTGGAAGAGGCGATAGCCGCCGATACCTTCCGTCAGGAGCTGTTCCACCGCCTGAATGTGGTGCCTATTGCCGTGCCGTCACTGGAAGACCGTCGCGAGGATATTCCACTGTTGGCCGAACATTTCATCAGCGAATTTAACCAGTCGCAGGGCCTGCCACAACGTTCGCTGAGCGAGGACGCCATTGCCTTGATGCAAACGATGATCTGGCCGGGCAATGTGCGTCAGTTGAAAAATCTGGTTGAGCGGGTGCTTATTCTAGGGGATGGCACCGGTCCGATCGAGGCGCGCGAGCTGCCCGGCGAAGAACCAAATGGCGAAGAGGACGGGCGTGTGGTTCTGTCTTCCGCACTGGCCACCCTGCCGCTGCGCGAGGCGCGTGAAGCCTTTGAGCGTGAGTATCTTCTGACCCAGATCAACCGCTTTGGCGGGAATATCTCGCGGACGGCAAATTTTGTTGGGATGGAGCGGTCCGCCCTGCACCGCAAGTTGAAATCGCTGGGGGTTGTCACCAGCGCCAAGGCCGGTGTGCGGGTTGCCCATGTGGATGAAGAGGCTGACGCTTAA
- the hfq gene encoding RNA chaperone Hfq produces MASDRQNLQDAFLNHVRKTKVPVTIFLINGVKLQGVITWFDNFCVLLRRDGQSQLVYKHAISTIMPSQPISLYEGEDAS; encoded by the coding sequence ATGGCGTCTGACAGACAGAACCTTCAGGATGCGTTCCTGAACCACGTGCGCAAGACCAAAGTACCGGTCACCATTTTCCTGATCAATGGCGTGAAGCTGCAGGGTGTCATCACATGGTTTGACAATTTCTGCGTGTTGCTGCGCCGTGACGGCCAGTCTCAGCTGGTGTATAAACATGCCATCTCGACAATCATGCCAAGTCAGCCGATCAGCCTGTATGAGGGCGAAGACGCTTCTTGA